A region from the Sceloporus undulatus isolate JIND9_A2432 ecotype Alabama unplaced genomic scaffold, SceUnd_v1.1 scaffold_14582, whole genome shotgun sequence genome encodes:
- the LOC121918509 gene encoding lon protease homolog, mitochondrial-like has protein sequence MQDLGDRLRMIVMGHRRIRINKQLEVEAEEAETKPKSRRKPKRSRREAGEQLEIQDQAPGEVVLEPSEGPLDEVLMVEVDNVVHEDFQVNEEVKVSKATQKSWGTAGGGDNEDPFIIQNLETWAWMLGKSLAG, from the exons ATGCAGGATCTTGGTGACAGGCTGCGTATGATCGTCATGGGGCACCGAAG GATCCGTATCAACAAACAGCTGGAGGTGGAGGCTGAAGAGGCCGAGACCAAGCCCAAGAGCCGACGGAAGCCAAAGCGTTCCAGGCGGGAGGCAGGGGAGCAGCTGGAGATACAAGACCAAGCTCCaggagaagtggtgctggagccCTCGGAGGGCCCTTTGGATGAGGTGCTCATGGTGGAAGTTGACAACGTGGTCCATGAGGACTTCCAGGTCAACGAAGAGGTCAAGGTAAGCAAGGCGACCCAGAAGAGCTGGGGGACAGCAGGTGGTGGGGATAATGAAGACCCCTTCATTATCCAGAATTTGGAGACATGGGCCTGGATGTTGGGGAAGTCCTTGGCAGG